Part of the Kordiimonas pumila genome is shown below.
CAGACATGGAAATTTGACAGAATAAAAGCCCTGCTGTCATCTAATGGCTATATATTTGCCCGCACACTGCTTTTAATGGCCTCGCTTGCGCTTGTTACCAAAAAAGCGGCTGAACTGGGAACAGCAGAACTTGCCGCCAGTCAGGTGCTGTTTACCTTCCTATTGCTTATAAGCCTTGGCCTTGATGCTTTTGCTTATGCCGCAGAAGCCCTGAGCGGTGCAGCATACGGCAAAAAATCTCTCGCAGAGTTCCGCTTTTGGGTGCGGCGTACTTCGGTTTGGGCATTTGCAATATCGGTGTTTTATGCTGCAGGCTTTTTCTATTTTGGCAATGCTATTGTAAACACCCTAACCGATATTGTGCCTGTACGCACAGCCGCAGCAAGCGTTATGCCGCTTATTGCAGTGCTCCCACTACTTTCTGTATGGTGTTATCAGTTTGACGGTATTTTTATTGGGGCAACGGCTAGCAGAGGTATGCTGATAACCATGGCGGGCGCGGCCTGCATTTATGTGGCCATTATCAATGGCCTAACAGCAGCGTGGGGTCTAACCGGGCTGTGGGGCGCCCTCACTGTTTTTATGGCTGCGCGTGGGCTTGGGCAGCTTCTGTATTATCCGGTTCTGGAAAAACGCATTACCGAACCGGCACCCTAAAGAATATCAAGCACACTCTCTGGGGGCCTGCCAATCGCAGCCTTCGTGCCTGCAAAAACAATCGGTCGCTCAATCAGTTTGGGCGTTGTGTGCATCGCAGCAATCAAAGCATCTGCATCAGAAACATTTTCAAGACCAAGGTCTTTATAGTCTGCTTCACCTTTTCGCATCAGCATGCGCGGCTCAAGTCCCAGTTTTGATAAAGCATCCGCAATTTCAGCAACAGACGGTGCATCCTCAAGATAAAGTCGCACATCAGGCTTCAGGCCTTTTTCTTCTATGAGTGCAAGGGTCTGCCTTGATTTACTACACCGGGGGTTATGCCAGATTGTTAGCTTCATAGGATGCGCCTTTCCTGCCTTGCTGTTTTGAAGTGGCCGAAGGGCCGTATCTATGCTCACCTGACATGCCTATTATAATGGAGCGGGTGAAGGGAATCGAACCCTCGTATTCAGCTTGGGAAGCTGCTGCTCTACCATTGAGCTACACCCGCATTGCCATTCATGCCGCGAAGTGCCACATTCCTACCATGTCGGATGGTAAAATCAAGTAATGATGCAATCATCTTGCAGCAAAACCTTGACCTTCTGGCTCTTGATCGCCAACGTAGCGGCGCTATTGTTGTTTTTAAGGAGACTTGCGATGAAGCTTCGCGCCGGAATTGACCCTAAACTTACCTCACGCTGGGCACGCCAAACCCAATTGGTGCGCGCAGGTACAATGCGGTCTGATTTTGGTGAAATGTCTGAAGCACTCTATATGACATCGGGGTTTACCTACGAATCAGCAGAGGAAGCCGAGGCCCGCTTTGATGGCCGCGCAGAAGGTTTTACCTATTCACGCCAAAGCAACCCCAATCTCTCAATGCTGGAAAGCCGTATGGCGCTGCTGGAAGGCGCAGAAGTAGGCCGCGCCACCGCAACAGGCATGGCCGCAATGACTGCAGCACTTCTTGCCGGGCTAAAGGCTGGTGACCATGTTCTCGGTGCACGGGCGCTCTTTGGGTCGTGCCGGTGGTTGATGGATGTACTGCTGCCTCGTTTCGGTATCGAAACAACTGTGGTGGACGGTACAAATATGGAGGCATGGAAAAAAGCTGTAAAGCCAAACACCAAAGCGTTTTTCATGGAAACCCCTGCAAACCCGACGCTTGAGATTGTAGATATTAAAGCCGTGGCAGATCTTGCCCACGAAAATGGCTGCAAGCTTATTGTGGATAATGTTTTTGCCACGCCTATTTTGCAGCGCCCGATGGAATTTGGCGCCGATATTGTTTGTTATTCAACCACCAAGCATATCGACGGTCAAGGCCGCGCTCTTGGCGGCATGGTTCTGTGCGACAAGGCATGGGATGAAGAGTTTTTGTTCCCTTATTACCGGCACACGGGCTGTGCCATGTCGCCGTTTAATGCATGGGTAACCCTGAAGGGTTTGGAAACACTATCGCTTCGCGTGCACAGCATGTGCGACAATGCCGAAAAAGTGGCCACTTCAATTGCGGACCGTCTTGGCGATGTCAGGCACCCATCCCTTGACAGTTTCAAACAGCAAAACCTGGCGCTCGCACAAATGGACCGCGGCGGCACCATGGTTGTTTTTGAGCTGCCCGGTGGCCGCGAACAGGCTTTTGGTTTTCTCAACAGCTTGGAAATTGCCGATATTTCCAATAATCTTGGCGATTCAAGAACAATTGCAACCCACCCGTGGAGCACAACCCACAAAGCACTGGCAGAAGAAACCCGCCTTGAACTAGGCATTACACCCGGCCTTATTCGCCTGTCTGTTGGACTTGAGGACGCGAACGACCTGATTGCAGATGTGATGCAGGCTCTCGACAAAGCTGGTGTATGATAAGCAGGATGATATGATAAACCACGAAGAAACCCTGATGGACGGCGTTCTAACTTTCTCTGATGTTACAGACGGCATCAGGGTTTCTGTGCAGTCCTATTTTCTGGAAGGTCAATCCACCCCTGAAAACGGCCAGTTTATATGGGCGTACAGAATACAAATAGACAATGAAAGCACCCAAACAGTGCGCTTGCTAAGGCGCCACTGGATTATCACAGAAGGGGACGGCCGCGTGAAAGAAGTAACCGGCGACGGCGTTATTGGTGAGCAACCCCATATCGAACCTGGCGGGCGCTATATATACACAAGTGGCAGCCCGCTTGGCCAACCTTCCGGCTTTATGAAGGGCAGTTACATTATGGAAGACATGAACGGGCAAGAGTTTTCTGTAAAAATACCCACGTTCTCACTTGATAGCCCCTACAGCTCCCGCCGTATTAATTAGGGAACACTGACGTGCTCGATCTTCGCCCAGTTCTCTATACCCTCGGGGCGCTCCTGAGCATGCTGGCACTTGGCATGCTTATTCCCATCTTTGTAGACCTGAGCGCCGATAATAATGACTGGGAAGTATTTCTGCTGGCAATGTTCCTGACCCTCACCTTCGGCGGTATGCTTATGCTTGCAAACCGGGGTACTGGCGATAACCTGAACCTGCGTCAAGCCTTTCTTATGACCACGCTGGCCTGGGCTGTTCTGCCTGCATTTGCGGCCCTTCCTATGGCATTTTCGGTGCTGGACCTCAGTTATACAGATGCCTATTTCGAATCCATGAGCGGTATCACAACAACAGGGTCTACCATCTTGTCGGGCCTCGATACCACACCGCCCGGCATCCTTATCTGGCGTGCGCTTTTGCAGTGGTTTGGCGGTATTGGTATTGTTGTGATGGCGGTTGCTGTTTTGCCTATGCTACAAGTTGGCGGCATGCAGGTGTTCAAGGTTGAAAGCTTTGATACTGTTGAAAAAATACTACCGCGCGCCGCCCAGATTTCAGGCGCTATTATTGGCCTATACATAGCTTTTACCGCTTTGTGCGCAATTTTTTATATGCTGGCAGGTATGGGCAGTTTTGATGCACTTGCCCATTCCATGGCTGCCATATCCACCGGTGGCTTTTCAACCTACGATGCCTCTATGGGCGCCTTCAATAGCTACAGTGTTGATATGATCACCATTGTGTTCATGATCATCGGCTCACTGCCTTTCATTATCTATTTGCAGGTGGTGCGCGGCAGGCCACTTGCTGTATGGCAGGATGAACAGGCCCGCGGCTTCCTAAAGCTTGTGGCGGTTTTGTGCGGCGGTGTCACGCTCTGGCTTGTGGTCTGGAAAAACTTCACTATTGCAGAAGCCTTTCGCTTTGGTAGCTTTAATATTATTTCCGTTTTAACCGGAACCGGTTTTGCCTCAACCGACTATAGCCAGTGGGGCAGTTTTTCAGCCACTCTGTTTTTTCTGGTTATGTTCATTGGTGGCTGCGCAGGCTCAACTAGTTGCGGCATTAAAATATTCCGCTTTCAGGTGTTGTTAAAGTCGATGAAATGTTGGGCAGCACATATTATTCAGCCCAACGGTGTTTTTATTCCGCGCTATAATAACCGGCCCATATCCAGAGACGTGCAAAGCTCGGTCATGGCTTTTATGACTCTGTTTCTGGCGATTTTTATTGTGCTTTCAACCGCTGTTGCCGCAACCGGGGCAGACTGGGTTACGGCTTTTTCAAGCACGGGTACCGCGCTTTCGAATGTCGGCCCCGGGCTTGGTGATATTGTTGGCCCAGCTGGTAATTTTGCCAGCCTTGATGATACAGCCAAATGGATTTTGTCACTTGCCATGCTGCTTGGCAGGCTGGAGCTTTTTTCCGCTCTTGTACTGTTATCGCCCGCCTTTTGGCGCGCCTAAAGTATTTTAGCATACAACCATAGCCATTATGCCAGCGTTCATGTTTCTATGATATGGTTTGGCTTATGAAAACAGTTGCAGCAGGGCTAACGATTATCCTTTCTTTATCGACTATCAGTTTTGCCGCTGATAGCCCCGGCCAACAACACGATGAAAAAAGCGAGTTTCGTGAAACTAGGCTACTGGCAAAAGCTGAAAATACGGCTGAAAGCTTACGTCTAGCATGCCAAACCGGTCTTGTTATTGGCGGCTTTTTTGAAACCGGGCCAGAGGCAGTTCAAAGCCTGCATCAAGCCCTCGCTGACTGTGAAGCAGCCATTATAAAAGATCCCACTAATATTTTAACCACCGTTAGCTTGGCCGCAGCCATCAGCTACGAAGGCAAACGGCTAACGTCAGCGCGCTACCCTCACACATCAAAAAAGCTACTTGAAAAGCTGGTGCAGGAGAACCCCAATAGTGCCATTGCCCTTGGTGCCTTGGCAACATGGCATTCAGAAGTAAGTGCCGTGGGGTTTGCTGCCCGCTTGGTGCTCGGTGCCAGCCGCAAAAAGGCAACCAGCCTCTATGCAAGTGCTTTTGAAAAGGGCCTAACCGATTTTGGTCTCAGGCTTTCCTATATAAAGTTTCTGGCGCGCGGCACACCAGAAGACATGGCACATGCGCTTGCACAGTGTGCCATTATGCTTGAAGCCCCAGCACAAACAGCGATTGACAAAATCCTCCAGCAAAAAATGGCGATCCTTGCTGTCGCCCTGCAAACAAAGGATGAAAAAACAATAGAAGCCGCCCTTGAGGAAATATCGGCATTCCCAACCCTTAAAGACTATAAAAAAATGCCGGCCTATGAACTGGCAAAAACATACAGGGACGACTAACCCAACGCTTTAATCAGGAAAAGACTTTTGCCTGCTAGCAATTCCGCGCTCTATCGCCGCTGCCGTCAGCCTGTCAATATCCAAATAGTGGCGGATCATTTCAAGCAGTCGCAGCTCTTCCTGACTTAGGCTGCCATCAGAAGCGGCTACCTCGCACGCAAGTGCATACACCAGATCAAAATGGGTTTCAGGAACGGCTTCTTCCACCAATCCTAGTACCGCATCCAACCCTTCCTCGCTTTGCAGCAGGTCAATACAGGTTTGGGTATCGCTTCTAAGGCGTTCAACATTATAATTTCGAAACGCGGGCAAATAACCAACAATGCCTGTCATGCGGGTTAATTCATTATCCGTCATCTGCTCATCAGACGCCGAAATTGAAACCATAATATAAACAAGGGCCGTTTCAGGGCTTATTGTGGACATAATTTTTCTCTCATAGCTGTCGGTTCTTTAAACCTAAACTGTTAGCCCCGGTTCATCAACACCTTACGCTTCAAAAGCTTATTGTATAACGCCATAAAAAAATTTGATCGTAGAAATGGCGCCGCCGCAAAATAGCGAGCTTCCGAAAGATCTTTTACCAATTTAAATCGCTGCCATACCCCAAAAACCAGATCAAGGACCTCAGGGTCACGTCGCCGAAACACCGCACGGTGAACACCAAATGTATGATATAGTTTTTGCTGAGCCAGTTCTACACGGCGCTTTGCTTCAGTATAATCATTCTGCTGTTTGCTCATTAATGCGATGGCGGCTCGTGAGCTTCTGGCATACCGTATAGTTGCCGTATTATACCGCGCTATGAGAAATGCGTAATACAGATAGAATTCCGTAACACGCGGCCCTGCCATAAATATCTCAACAAAGTTTTTTCTTAATGTACATTCCATGTGCAAGATCAGGTCTTTAACGTCACTTTTGTATAGGGCAAAAGGGGTAACCGATGTGAGCGTTGTGGCCTGATACAAGGCAGGATCAAGATCAAAATAAGAGCAAGCATTTATATAATCTAGCCTGAACCTTTCATAGACCGGCGTGAAAGAGGCTAGCAAACGCCCATCTTCTGACCAAATATTTTCTGGTTTCAACTCACGAATAAAATGGTTTTTGCAATCAAGAACTACATATTCATCGGCTTCCACAACATTTGCCGCCAAAAGCTTAAGCGCTTGCTGACTTCGCCAACCCAGCTTTTTAAAGCTACCGTTTGTAAGGTCTTTATACGAAAAAACACGAACAAGGGCAGCTAGTGGGCCGTATTCGGGATAGACTTTTTCTTCAATGTACCGTTGCACCTCTTCGAAACAACGATCATTTATGATCAAAATTATATTAGCCACCATTGCGGGTCTAACATAAAGACGAATTGAACGTGCTTGCAGTTCAAGCAACCTCAGCTCATCCCCAAAACAGACTGTTACTAAATCAAATTGTTTATCCACATCGACCCCCATCAATATGATTACTGTAGAAACTTTTTAACCTCACTCACCGCGTCTGCCAATCCCACACGTTCCACCGCAACACCTTCCGGGAAAGCATCGAGAAGGCGGGTTGGGGTTTGGCCGTCAAGAATAACAAAAACACCCCGATCTTCTGCCCTGCGAATAAGCCTGCCGTATGCCTGCGACAGCTTAAGCCGGGTCAGCATTTCATCATAGAGGCGGCCACCAAAGGCCGCGCGGCGCGCCCGGTGTAAAATCGTGGGGCGCGGCCACGGCACCCGGTCAAACACAATCA
Proteins encoded:
- a CDS encoding tellurite resistance TerB family protein, encoding MSTISPETALVYIMVSISASDEQMTDNELTRMTGIVGYLPAFRNYNVERLRSDTQTCIDLLQSEEGLDAVLGLVEEAVPETHFDLVYALACEVAASDGSLSQEELRLLEMIRHYLDIDRLTAAAIERGIASRQKSFPD
- the arsC gene encoding arsenate reductase (glutaredoxin) (This arsenate reductase requires both glutathione and glutaredoxin to convert arsenate to arsenite, after which the efflux transporter formed by ArsA and ArsB can extrude the arsenite from the cell, providing resistance.); protein product: MKLTIWHNPRCSKSRQTLALIEEKGLKPDVRLYLEDAPSVAEIADALSKLGLEPRMLMRKGEADYKDLGLENVSDADALIAAMHTTPKLIERPIVFAGTKAAIGRPPESVLDIL
- the apaG gene encoding Co2+/Mg2+ efflux protein ApaG — translated: MINHEETLMDGVLTFSDVTDGIRVSVQSYFLEGQSTPENGQFIWAYRIQIDNESTQTVRLLRRHWIITEGDGRVKEVTGDGVIGEQPHIEPGGRYIYTSGSPLGQPSGFMKGSYIMEDMNGQEFSVKIPTFSLDSPYSSRRIN
- a CDS encoding TrkH family potassium uptake protein; protein product: MLDLRPVLYTLGALLSMLALGMLIPIFVDLSADNNDWEVFLLAMFLTLTFGGMLMLANRGTGDNLNLRQAFLMTTLAWAVLPAFAALPMAFSVLDLSYTDAYFESMSGITTTGSTILSGLDTTPPGILIWRALLQWFGGIGIVVMAVAVLPMLQVGGMQVFKVESFDTVEKILPRAAQISGAIIGLYIAFTALCAIFYMLAGMGSFDALAHSMAAISTGGFSTYDASMGAFNSYSVDMITIVFMIIGSLPFIIYLQVVRGRPLAVWQDEQARGFLKLVAVLCGGVTLWLVVWKNFTIAEAFRFGSFNIISVLTGTGFASTDYSQWGSFSATLFFLVMFIGGCAGSTSCGIKIFRFQVLLKSMKCWAAHIIQPNGVFIPRYNNRPISRDVQSSVMAFMTLFLAIFIVLSTAVAATGADWVTAFSSTGTALSNVGPGLGDIVGPAGNFASLDDTAKWILSLAMLLGRLELFSALVLLSPAFWRA
- a CDS encoding DUF6492 family protein, which encodes MDKQFDLVTVCFGDELRLLELQARSIRLYVRPAMVANIILIINDRCFEEVQRYIEEKVYPEYGPLAALVRVFSYKDLTNGSFKKLGWRSQQALKLLAANVVEADEYVVLDCKNHFIRELKPENIWSEDGRLLASFTPVYERFRLDYINACSYFDLDPALYQATTLTSVTPFALYKSDVKDLILHMECTLRKNFVEIFMAGPRVTEFYLYYAFLIARYNTATIRYARSSRAAIALMSKQQNDYTEAKRRVELAQQKLYHTFGVHRAVFRRRDPEVLDLVFGVWQRFKLVKDLSEARYFAAAPFLRSNFFMALYNKLLKRKVLMNRG
- a CDS encoding PLP-dependent transferase translates to MKLRAGIDPKLTSRWARQTQLVRAGTMRSDFGEMSEALYMTSGFTYESAEEAEARFDGRAEGFTYSRQSNPNLSMLESRMALLEGAEVGRATATGMAAMTAALLAGLKAGDHVLGARALFGSCRWLMDVLLPRFGIETTVVDGTNMEAWKKAVKPNTKAFFMETPANPTLEIVDIKAVADLAHENGCKLIVDNVFATPILQRPMEFGADIVCYSTTKHIDGQGRALGGMVLCDKAWDEEFLFPYYRHTGCAMSPFNAWVTLKGLETLSLRVHSMCDNAEKVATSIADRLGDVRHPSLDSFKQQNLALAQMDRGGTMVVFELPGGREQAFGFLNSLEIADISNNLGDSRTIATHPWSTTHKALAEETRLELGITPGLIRLSVGLEDANDLIADVMQALDKAGV